CATTTTAGGAAAATATAAAATCTCTAGCTCAAAATCTCGCCATATAGACTTCCACCCTCATTGTGGCTTACTCGCACTCGTGCAAAATCCCCGATATTTAGCTTCACTCCTTGAATGTGTAGCAAGCGATTATTATCGCTTCTACCCTCACTAAAGACTTGCGTTTCATCTGCATAAGTATTTTCAATAAGCACTTCATAGACTTTGCCTATCTCGCCTTGTGCGATTTCGCGCAAAATCTCTCTATGTCGATTTTGCAATGCGCTTAATCTCTCTTGGGCTACTTGCTTTGGGATAGCATCTACTTCCCCCCAAGAGTGCGCAAGTGTGTGCGGACGAGGCGAGTAGATAAAGCTATACATCGTATCAAATCGCACACTCTCTAGCACTTCTAGTGTTTCTTTGAAGTCCCTATCACTCTCACTAGGAAAGCCTACGATAATATCTGTGCTAATGGTTAGCTCTGGCATAAGTGAGCGCATTTTTAGCGCGCGCTTGATATACCACTCTTTTGTATAGCCTCGCTTCATTTTTTTTAGAATCGCACTAGAGCCACTCTGAAGCGGGATATGGATAGATTTGCAGACTTTTTTATTCCCCGCAAACTCTTCTATAAACTCATCATCAAAATGCAGTGGGTGGGGCGAAGTAAAGCGAATGCGCTCTATGCCATTTACTTCGCTTAGTAGTCGCAAGAGTTTGGGGAAATTTATGTCTTTATATTTGGATTCTAGCTCGGTAGAAAATCTAACCCCATAGTTATTGACATTTTGTCCAAGTAGCAAAATCTCTTTGACACCATTTTGAGCTAGCTTACTTGCTTCATTTAGTAGCAAATCTGGCGGGATAGAAATCTCTTTGCCCCTAGTGTGTGGGACTATGCAGTAGGCACAGGACTTATCACAACCGATAGAGATATTTAGCAATGCTTTGATTTTGCTTTGTCGCACACTCTCAAACGCATACAAACTATCATCATAATCAAGCGCGACTTCTACGGCTTTGTCTTGGTGGATAACCTGCGTGATTTTGGAGATATTTC
This genomic stretch from Helicobacter macacae MIT 99-5501 harbors:
- the miaB gene encoding tRNA (N6-isopentenyl adenosine(37)-C2)-methylthiotransferase MiaB codes for the protein MKLFIQTLGCAMNERDSEHIIAELESKEGYTLTDEPKEADLILINTCSVREKPERRLFSEIGQYTQIKKPNAKIGICGCTASHLGKEIIKKAPSVNFVLGARNISKITQVIHQDKAVEVALDYDDSLYAFESVRQSKIKALLNISIGCDKSCAYCIVPHTRGKEISIPPDLLLNEASKLAQNGVKEILLLGQNVNNYGVRFSTELESKYKDINFPKLLRLLSEVNGIERIRFTSPHPLHFDDEFIEEFAGNKKVCKSIHIPLQSGSSAILKKMKRGYTKEWYIKRALKMRSLMPELTISTDIIVGFPSESDRDFKETLEVLESVRFDTMYSFIYSPRPHTLAHSWGEVDAIPKQVAQERLSALQNRHREILREIAQGEIGKVYEVLIENTYADETQVFSEGRSDNNRLLHIQGVKLNIGDFARVRVSHNEGGSLYGEILS